From the Thermococcus guaymasensis DSM 11113 genome, one window contains:
- a CDS encoding ABC transporter ATP-binding protein — MADSMGQLKRLLSYLREHKLHFMAGLVIVLLMSYTNGVIPVLIREAIDGGIVTGKYRVAVRYALLVLFVGILNGAFSFSGRYLLVKAAQHAVYHLRMDAFRAIQRHRMEFFDKTYSGQLISRITNDTERITRFLSFRVRMFVYSVFLIIVSLYYMARMNVALTGVALVTIAVVVALNTTYARKVRPIYDKIRHQTGVVASVSTGSIAGVKTIKALSVEEHIQGKFEKENEELYSLNVEATKITALYGNAPFLVMGIAMSAMLYYGGRAIMAGALTVGELTAFLTYMLTMTWPLRALGFTIGDIQRSLAAASRLFEVIDSAPAEVDPPDAVELENPRGEIEFRDVWLTYHTGKTVLKGLNLKIRPGEKVLITGPPGSGKSTLLKLIARFYEPDKGQVLIDGVDVRKIKTSCLRKIVAYVPQEPFIFNRSLRENIALAKPDASMEEIERAAKIAKIHDFIASLPEGYDTVVGEKGVTLSGGQRQRIALARALLLEPKILLLDDPVSNLDAETEKRLVEDLRGILEGKTAVIVSQRLSMAKLADRAIVMKDGQIVEDGKPEELAKKGGLFSEMLGRGGWNGE, encoded by the coding sequence ATGGCGGACTCAATGGGGCAGTTAAAGCGGTTGCTGAGCTATCTGCGGGAACACAAACTCCACTTCATGGCTGGCTTAGTTATAGTTCTTCTCATGTCTTACACGAACGGAGTAATCCCTGTCCTCATAAGGGAGGCGATAGACGGGGGCATAGTGACTGGAAAATACCGCGTGGCAGTCCGCTACGCCCTCCTTGTCCTCTTCGTAGGGATTCTAAACGGAGCCTTCAGCTTCAGTGGTAGGTATCTGCTCGTCAAGGCGGCCCAGCACGCAGTTTACCACCTCAGAATGGACGCATTCAGAGCGATCCAGAGGCATAGAATGGAATTCTTTGACAAAACCTACTCCGGCCAGCTCATAAGCAGGATAACGAACGACACCGAAAGGATAACGCGCTTTCTCTCATTCCGCGTGAGGATGTTCGTTTATTCCGTCTTTCTCATCATCGTCTCGCTCTATTACATGGCCAGGATGAACGTTGCCCTCACGGGAGTGGCCCTCGTGACCATAGCGGTTGTGGTTGCCCTCAACACGACCTACGCGAGGAAGGTACGGCCCATCTACGATAAAATAAGGCACCAGACGGGCGTTGTTGCGTCGGTCTCAACGGGCAGCATAGCCGGGGTGAAGACGATTAAAGCCCTCTCCGTCGAGGAGCACATCCAGGGGAAGTTTGAGAAAGAGAACGAAGAGCTCTACTCCCTCAACGTCGAAGCGACCAAAATCACGGCCCTCTACGGCAACGCGCCCTTCCTCGTGATGGGAATCGCCATGAGCGCGATGCTCTACTACGGCGGGAGGGCGATAATGGCTGGAGCACTGACCGTTGGCGAGCTGACTGCCTTTCTCACCTACATGCTCACGATGACCTGGCCGCTTAGGGCGCTGGGCTTCACCATCGGCGACATCCAGAGGAGTTTGGCGGCAGCATCGAGGCTCTTCGAGGTCATAGACTCCGCCCCGGCAGAGGTTGACCCCCCTGATGCCGTGGAGCTTGAGAACCCGCGCGGGGAAATCGAGTTCCGCGACGTCTGGCTGACCTACCACACAGGAAAGACCGTGCTCAAGGGCCTGAACCTCAAAATAAGGCCCGGCGAGAAGGTTTTAATAACCGGCCCTCCCGGCTCCGGGAAGAGCACCCTCCTCAAGCTGATAGCGCGCTTCTACGAGCCGGACAAGGGACAGGTTCTGATTGACGGCGTTGATGTGAGGAAGATAAAAACTTCATGCCTTAGGAAGATAGTCGCCTACGTTCCGCAGGAGCCCTTCATCTTTAACCGGAGTTTGAGGGAGAACATAGCCCTCGCAAAGCCCGACGCGAGTATGGAAGAAATCGAGAGAGCCGCTAAGATAGCGAAAATCCACGACTTCATAGCCTCCCTCCCCGAAGGCTACGACACCGTTGTCGGCGAGAAGGGTGTGACACTCTCCGGCGGGCAGAGACAGCGCATAGCCCTGGCGAGGGCCCTCCTCCTTGAGCCGAAGATACTGCTCCTCGACGACCCCGTTTCAAACCTCGACGCAGAGACCGAGAAGAGGCTCGTTGAAGACCTTAGAGGAATCCTTGAGGGCAAGACCGCGGTGATAGTATCCCAGAGGCTCTCGATGGCCAAGCTGGCCGACAGGGCCATCGTGATGAAGGACGGCCAGATCGTTGAGGACGGGAAGCCGGAGGAGCTCGCAAAGAAGGGCGGACTCTTCAGCGAGATGCTCGGCAGGGGTGGTTGGAATGGAGAGTAA